In a single window of the Candidatus Poribacteria bacterium genome:
- a CDS encoding Gfo/Idh/MocA family oxidoreductase — protein MALFKAGVIGCGGRGRGHAEGYQASPDVEIVACADPFEEARENFAEQFGVARTYEDYREMLDKESLDFVKRWLSQPRIVGLKLSTPRNRWHRHGAMPKHSIKRVWTTT, from the coding sequence ATGGCATTATTCAAAGCAGGTGTTATCGGTTGTGGTGGACGTGGACGTGGTCATGCGGAAGGGTATCAAGCTTCACCGGATGTAGAGATCGTTGCATGTGCAGATCCCTTTGAAGAGGCTCGCGAGAATTTCGCAGAACAGTTCGGAGTTGCGAGAACCTATGAGGATTACCGTGAGATGCTCGACAAGGAATCGCTCGACTTCGTCAAGAGATGGTTATCGCAGCCGCGAATAGTGGGATTAAAGCTATCCACGCCGAGAAACCGATGGCACCGACATGGGGCGATGCCAAAGCACTCTATCAAGCGTGTGTGGACAACGACGTGA